From Halorubrum salinarum, the proteins below share one genomic window:
- a CDS encoding creatininase family protein encodes MYLADHTWPELDDALAPGSVALVPLGSTEQHGPNLPLATDHLIAEALATAAAERSDAFRTPTINVGVSPHHRQFPGTMWVDPPEFRDYVESFSRNLAYHGIDRVVFVNAHGGNVQHLREVGRRLHEDEVAYAVEWMWDESIPELVDDLFEHNGPHAGPKETAMITHIAPDLVREDRLEDARDDGLVDLASAETTVHGARTFYDAVDNSPNGAFGDPTDVTPEKAERLFEAAADQLVQLADWIGERDESELYPEPRVEGETA; translated from the coding sequence ATGTACCTCGCGGACCACACCTGGCCGGAGCTGGACGACGCGCTCGCTCCCGGCTCCGTCGCGCTCGTCCCGCTCGGCTCGACCGAACAGCACGGACCGAACCTCCCGCTCGCGACCGACCACCTGATCGCCGAGGCGCTCGCGACGGCGGCCGCCGAGCGGTCGGACGCGTTCCGAACGCCGACGATCAACGTCGGCGTCAGCCCGCACCACCGACAGTTCCCGGGGACGATGTGGGTCGATCCGCCGGAGTTCCGGGACTACGTCGAGTCGTTCTCGCGGAACCTCGCGTACCACGGGATCGACCGCGTGGTGTTCGTCAACGCCCACGGCGGCAACGTCCAGCACCTCCGCGAGGTCGGGCGTCGGCTCCACGAGGACGAGGTCGCCTACGCCGTCGAGTGGATGTGGGACGAGTCGATCCCGGAGCTGGTCGACGACCTGTTCGAACACAACGGTCCCCACGCGGGACCGAAGGAGACGGCGATGATCACCCACATCGCGCCCGACCTCGTCCGCGAGGACCGGCTCGAAGACGCCCGCGACGACGGCCTCGTCGACCTCGCGAGCGCGGAGACGACGGTCCACGGCGCCCGCACCTTCTACGACGCGGTCGACAACTCCCCGAACGGCGCGTTCGGCGACCCGACCGACGTAACGCCCGAGAAGGCGGAGCGCCTGTTCGAGGCGGCCGCGGACCAGCTCGTCCAGTTGGCGGACTGGATCGGCGAGCGCGACGAGAGCGAGCTGTACCCCGAGCCGCGCGTCGAAGGGGAGACGGCCTAA
- a CDS encoding 6-hydroxymethylpterin diphosphokinase MptE-like protein, with the protein MNFATFEPVYEAILADFGFDRAADERARDLAADLATSFPLARLGDWEGETVAVAGAAPCLADEVALARHADVVVAASAAADVLADRGVDVDCLVTDLDKNPETAASLTREGVPVAAHAHGDNVPAVREWLPRFADEWTLATTQAAPVGPVRNPGGFTDGDRAAFLADHAGAGELVFPGWDFDDPAVDPMKARKLDWAARLLRWLERRRGEAFAVLDGRRDAADAALDEILGDGSDREPGDA; encoded by the coding sequence CCGACGAGCGAGCCCGGGACCTCGCCGCCGACCTCGCGACGTCGTTCCCGCTCGCCCGCCTGGGCGACTGGGAGGGGGAGACGGTCGCCGTCGCTGGCGCGGCGCCGTGCCTCGCCGACGAGGTCGCGCTCGCCCGCCACGCCGACGTCGTCGTCGCCGCCTCCGCGGCGGCCGACGTGCTCGCCGACCGCGGCGTCGACGTCGACTGTCTGGTGACCGACCTCGACAAGAACCCCGAGACCGCGGCGTCGCTGACCCGCGAGGGCGTCCCCGTCGCCGCCCACGCGCACGGCGACAACGTCCCCGCCGTCCGCGAGTGGCTTCCGCGCTTCGCCGACGAGTGGACGCTGGCGACGACGCAGGCGGCCCCCGTCGGCCCGGTCCGAAACCCCGGCGGATTCACCGACGGCGACCGGGCCGCGTTCCTCGCCGATCACGCGGGGGCCGGCGAGCTGGTCTTCCCCGGCTGGGACTTCGACGACCCGGCGGTCGACCCGATGAAGGCGCGGAAGCTCGACTGGGCGGCGCGGCTGCTCCGCTGGCTCGAACGCCGCCGCGGCGAGGCGTTCGCGGTCCTCGACGGCCGGCGCGACGCGGCCGACGCCGCGCTGGACGAGATCCTCGGCGACGGGAGCGACCGGGAGCCCGGCGACGCTTAG